The following proteins are encoded in a genomic region of Pungitius pungitius chromosome 17, fPunPun2.1, whole genome shotgun sequence:
- the si:ch211-152p11.4 gene encoding regulator of G-protein signaling 8: MRRFSSEGSLLDLDFLPWKRVVLKSSDSGKNRESGTYTPHAGEDELGGSSTHPVPAIREPRASPGGAGMKVLNKEHSVSAENLSELEKLGKNHLGVCMISEGCRAYSDGQLAPAAQGSTESMERDDVHRSSPSYSSNPFRFQHRQQHKPKMSTAKLHLKSLFGQSPHSSNSNLSNTEQTDSATERRSRLLFMRQWSQVGHSKKRKLSQEELQTWAESLNALLLSQTGVSVFAAFLRSEFSEENLQFYRACEQYRNSSNNFSLQRRAKDICATYIQPGAPREVNLDSKTRDLTIQLLQAPSHASLTHAQKRIYSLLDTDCYPRFLQSDVYLSLLRDAD, from the exons ATGCGCAGATTCAGCTCAGAGGGATCCCTCCTGGATCTGGATTTCCTCCCATGGAAGAGGGTGGTACTGAAGAGTTCCGATTCCGGGAAGAACCGGGAGTCCGGCACGTACACACCTCACGCAGGGGAAGACGAGCTGGGTGGCAGCTCCACCCACCCTGTCCCCGCCATTCGGGAGCCTAGAGCCAGTCCTGGCGGGGCGGGGATGAAGGTGCTGAACAAGGAGCACAGTGTCAGTGCGGAGAACCTCAGCGAGCTGGAGAAACTGGGCAAGAACCACCTGGGAGTGTGTATGATCAGTGAAGGCTGCAGGGCCTACAGTGACGGCCAGCTGGCCCCGGCTGCCCAGGGCAGCACGGAGAGCATGGAGAGGGACGATGTGCATCGCTCGTCTCCTTCTTATTCCTCCAACCCCTTCAGATTCCAGCACAGGCAACAGCATAAACCCAAAATGTCCACTGCTAAACTGCACCTCAAGAGTCTGTTCGGGCAG AGTCCTCATTCCTCCAACTCCAACCTGTCCAACacagaacagacagacag TGCCACGGAGAGGAGGTCTCGGCTGCTCTTCATGCGTCAGTGGAGTCAGGTGGGCCACAGTAAGAAGAGGAAGCTCAGTCAAGAAGAACTGCAGACATGGGCAGAGTCCCTGAATGCCTTGCTGCTCAGCCAGA ctggTGTGTCAGTGTTTGCAGCATTCCTGCGTTCTGAGTTCAGCGAGGAGAACTTGCAGTTCTATCGGGCCTGTGAGCAGTACCGAAACTCGTCGAACAACTTCAGCCTGCAGAGGAGAGCCAAAGACATCTGTGCCACCTACATCCAGCCAGGCGCCCCCCGGGAG GTGAACCTGGACAGTAAAACCAGGGATCTGAccatccagctgctgcaggctccCTCTCACGCCTCTTTGACCCATGCACAGAAACGCATCTACTCGCTGCTCGACACAGACTGTTATCCCCGCTTCCTCCAGTCCGACGTCTACTTGTCCTTACTGCGAGACGCCGACTAG